From the Nitrobacter hamburgensis X14 genome, one window contains:
- the ihpA gene encoding divalent metal ion exporter subunit IhpA: protein MLSKFAVRLAWAMALLVSPWLTVPSHSQPLTLKTALQRALAASPRLTAAERDVGIATGQRIQAGALINPEVSYEQDNSFGSRGYRGTKSAETTLQISQLFELFGKRDARIAVGRAGIETAAIQRKAVRLEVLSETAVGFLGVLGAQRRIQILDEQVAAIDKLTPLLQRRVDAGASSPAEIGRAEVASALVKADRERVRSTLASARRELAVLMGDTAAKFSAVSGRLDVLGRPPSFKAVVAAIDSNPQLMRWTAVYAQRNAELLLARLKPYPDVRVSAGWRHFNETNDDAVRLSLSVPIPVFDQNQGNILSAQESLAKTRAEREANRNTLIVLAGRAYDSLQGALRELKVLREVAIPKSRQAADAIFEGYGQGRFTLLEVLDAQASVAQARLREQEAQQNFHVAVATIEGLVGNPFTLARETAR from the coding sequence GTCTTGCGTGGGCGATGGCATTGCTGGTCAGCCCCTGGCTGACGGTACCGTCGCATTCGCAACCGCTTACGTTGAAGACCGCACTTCAACGCGCGCTCGCCGCCAGCCCGCGTCTGACCGCCGCCGAGCGCGACGTCGGCATCGCGACCGGCCAACGCATCCAGGCCGGTGCGCTGATCAATCCCGAAGTATCCTATGAGCAGGACAACTCGTTCGGCTCCAGAGGCTATCGCGGAACGAAGTCGGCCGAGACCACGCTACAGATCAGCCAGCTATTCGAGCTATTCGGCAAGCGCGATGCGCGAATTGCCGTCGGCCGCGCCGGCATTGAGACCGCGGCCATCCAGCGCAAGGCCGTTCGCCTCGAAGTTCTGTCGGAGACGGCCGTCGGCTTTCTGGGCGTCCTCGGCGCGCAGCGCAGAATCCAGATCCTGGACGAGCAGGTCGCCGCAATCGACAAGTTGACGCCGTTGTTGCAGCGGCGGGTGGACGCCGGCGCTTCGTCACCCGCCGAAATCGGCCGGGCGGAAGTCGCATCCGCATTGGTGAAAGCAGACCGCGAGCGGGTTCGCTCGACGCTTGCCAGCGCCCGGCGCGAATTGGCGGTGCTGATGGGAGACACCGCAGCAAAGTTCTCGGCTGTTTCCGGGCGACTGGACGTTCTGGGCCGGCCTCCGTCTTTTAAGGCCGTCGTCGCTGCGATCGATTCAAATCCGCAACTGATGCGTTGGACCGCGGTCTACGCGCAGCGCAACGCCGAACTTCTGCTGGCGCGGCTGAAGCCCTATCCGGACGTTCGCGTCAGCGCCGGCTGGCGCCATTTCAACGAGACCAACGACGACGCAGTCAGGCTCTCGCTGTCCGTTCCCATTCCGGTTTTCGACCAGAACCAGGGCAACATCCTGTCCGCTCAGGAAAGCCTCGCGAAGACCCGGGCCGAGCGCGAAGCCAATCGCAACACGCTGATCGTGCTCGCCGGCCGTGCCTACGATTCGCTGCAGGGCGCGTTGCGTGAGCTGAAAGTGCTGCGCGAAGTTGCGATCCCGAAGTCGCGCCAGGCCGCCGATGCGATCTTCGAGGGGTACGGGCAGGGGCGCTTCACGTTGCTCGAAGTTCTGGATGCGCAAGCAAGCGTCGCTCAGGCGCGCCTGCGCGAGCAGGAGGCCCAGCAGAATTTCCACGTCGCCGTCGCCACCATCGAGGGGCTTGTCGGCAATCCGTTCACATTGGCTCGGGAGACCGCTCGATGA
- the ihpB gene encoding divalent metal ion exporter adaptor subunit IhpB — MRTFTIIVAAAAVLAIGGAGYCIMGPATPNAPVTQTSHRDEKIANGHVEQDEHGADRILISDVKLAAAGAILAEAGEATLSDTLSFNGVLRANQEAVVQVTPRFPGIVRSIKKRIGDAVAKDDQLASIESNQSLTVYDLKAPISGTVIDRQISLGEYASEQKPSFVVADLSTIWVDLSIYRQDLKRVRTGDEVLIDPDDGGADIKGHISYVAPVGSSDTQTALARIVLANKDGRLRPGLFVTARLVLAKRNVHVAVRVGAIQTLENKTVVFVREGGDKIEARPVELGDSDARFVEIRAGLSAGEPYVAENSFVVKAEMGKGEAEHEH; from the coding sequence ATGAGGACGTTCACGATAATCGTCGCGGCTGCGGCGGTCCTGGCGATCGGGGGCGCCGGCTACTGCATCATGGGGCCGGCGACGCCCAACGCGCCGGTGACGCAGACAAGCCATAGGGACGAGAAGATCGCAAATGGCCATGTCGAGCAGGACGAGCACGGTGCCGACCGCATTCTGATCAGCGACGTCAAGCTCGCCGCCGCCGGTGCGATACTCGCCGAGGCCGGGGAGGCCACGCTCAGCGATACGCTGTCTTTCAACGGCGTGCTGCGCGCCAACCAGGAGGCGGTGGTTCAGGTCACGCCGCGTTTTCCGGGTATCGTCCGCTCGATCAAAAAGCGAATCGGCGACGCGGTCGCCAAAGACGACCAGCTCGCCTCGATCGAAAGCAACCAGAGCCTTACTGTCTACGACCTGAAGGCGCCGATCAGCGGTACCGTGATCGACCGTCAGATTTCGCTCGGCGAATATGCCTCTGAACAGAAGCCGTCCTTCGTCGTCGCCGACCTGTCGACGATCTGGGTCGACCTGTCGATCTATCGTCAGGATTTGAAGCGCGTCCGGACCGGAGACGAAGTGCTGATCGACCCGGACGACGGCGGCGCGGACATCAAGGGCCACATTTCCTATGTCGCGCCGGTCGGATCGAGCGACACGCAGACGGCGCTCGCCCGGATCGTTCTGGCAAATAAGGACGGACGCCTGCGTCCGGGACTGTTCGTCACGGCGCGCCTTGTGCTGGCAAAGCGCAACGTGCACGTCGCCGTGCGCGTGGGAGCGATTCAGACGCTGGAAAACAAGACGGTCGTGTTCGTCCGGGAGGGCGGAGACAAGATCGAGGCCCGCCCCGTCGAGCTTGGAGACTCCGATGCGAGGTTCGTGGAGATCCGGGCGGGACTGTCGGCGGGAGAGCCCTATGTCGCCGAGAACAGCTTCGTCGTGAAGGCGGAGATGGGCAAGGGTGAGGCCGAACATGAACATTGA
- a CDS encoding efflux RND transporter permease subunit, with translation MNIDAVLAFSIRQRWLMMLLALGVGVFGAWSFTRLPIDAVPDITNVQVQINTRAPGYSPLETEQRITFPVETAMGGLPKLEYTRSSSRYGLSQVTVVFLDGTDIYFARQLVNERIQQVKDQLPAGVEVAMGPISTGLGEIFLYTVEARQGARAPGGGEFTPSDLRTIQDWIIKPQLRTVPGVIEVNTIGGYERQFHVLPDPGRLLAYNLGFRDVMTALAANNANVGAGYIERNGEQYLVRTPGQVANIAEIQDIVIGSRGGIPVRIRDVAEVKEGKDLRTGAATLDGKETVLGTAMLLIGENSRAVAKGVAAKLGEIARSLPDGVIARTVYDRTDLVDATIRTVQKNLIEGALLVIAVLFLILGNIRAAIVTACVIPLAMLFTITGMVEAKVSANLMSLGAIDFGIIIDGAVIIVENCLRLLAEEQRRKGGLLSLKERLRTILDGSREVIKPSLFGTMIIAVVYLPVLTLTGVEGKMFTPMALTVLMALLGAAIFSVTFVPAAVAIVVTGKVSEKENIFMHGAKRVYLPLLKGAIRYRHWVASGAVVVVLASGFAATRMGGEFIPSLDEGDIAIAAIRIPGTSLTQSLDLQMALEKRIRKIPEVKDFFARTGTAEVATDAMPPSISDGYVMLKPREEWPDPSKPKSELVEEIEHAANEIPGSNYEISQPIQLRVNELISGVRSDLGIKIFGDDLDILQGAAKQVQAAITSIPGATDVKTEQVSGLPILTVKLDRRALSRYGLSTADVQNVVEIAIGGKSAGKLFEGDRRFDIVVRLPENLRGRLDSIRAISIPLPPVENAAAETTKVAWSDSSAVQMRYVPLSSVATIDIAPGPNQISRENGKRRIVVTANVRERDLGSFVADAQEAVAEKVKLPPGYWIGWGGQFEQLVSATRRLTIVVPVALALVLLLLFMSFGSVADALLVFSGVPLALTGGVLALLLRGIPLSISAGVGFIALSGVAVLNGIVIIAFIERLRREGKPVFDAVYQGASTRLRPVLMTALVASLGFVPMALATGAGAEVQRPLATVVIGGIVSSTILTLLVLPALYILFRKDSVPAHDLSAEETFPGMAG, from the coding sequence ATGAACATTGACGCCGTCCTTGCCTTTTCCATCCGCCAGCGCTGGCTGATGATGCTGCTCGCGCTGGGGGTCGGCGTCTTCGGAGCCTGGAGTTTCACCCGGCTGCCGATCGATGCCGTGCCTGACATCACGAATGTCCAGGTGCAGATCAATACGCGCGCGCCGGGCTACTCTCCCTTGGAAACCGAACAGCGCATTACGTTTCCGGTCGAGACGGCGATGGGCGGTCTCCCGAAGCTTGAATACACGCGATCGAGTTCGCGCTACGGCTTGAGCCAGGTCACGGTCGTCTTTCTCGATGGCACCGACATCTACTTCGCGCGCCAGCTCGTCAACGAACGCATCCAGCAGGTGAAGGACCAGTTGCCGGCCGGTGTCGAAGTCGCGATGGGTCCGATATCGACCGGGCTCGGTGAAATCTTCCTGTACACCGTGGAGGCCAGGCAAGGCGCCAGGGCGCCCGGTGGTGGCGAATTCACGCCGAGCGACCTGCGCACGATCCAGGACTGGATCATCAAGCCGCAACTGCGCACCGTCCCCGGCGTGATCGAGGTCAACACCATCGGCGGATACGAACGCCAATTTCATGTATTGCCGGATCCGGGGCGTCTGTTGGCCTACAATCTCGGATTTCGCGACGTGATGACGGCTCTCGCCGCCAACAACGCCAACGTCGGCGCGGGCTATATCGAACGCAACGGCGAGCAATATCTCGTCCGGACTCCGGGGCAGGTCGCCAACATCGCCGAGATCCAGGACATTGTCATCGGCTCGCGCGGGGGCATTCCGGTCCGCATCCGCGATGTAGCCGAAGTGAAGGAAGGCAAGGATCTCCGGACCGGGGCGGCCACGCTGGACGGCAAGGAGACCGTGCTTGGCACGGCCATGCTGCTGATCGGAGAAAACAGTCGCGCGGTCGCGAAAGGGGTTGCCGCCAAGCTCGGCGAGATCGCCCGGTCGCTTCCCGACGGCGTCATCGCGCGCACGGTCTACGACCGGACGGACCTGGTCGATGCGACCATCAGAACCGTCCAGAAAAACCTGATCGAGGGCGCGCTCCTCGTCATCGCTGTGCTGTTCCTCATTCTCGGCAATATTCGCGCGGCCATCGTGACGGCGTGCGTGATCCCTCTCGCCATGCTCTTCACCATCACCGGCATGGTCGAGGCAAAAGTCAGCGCAAACCTGATGAGCCTCGGCGCCATCGATTTCGGCATCATCATCGACGGCGCGGTGATCATCGTCGAGAATTGTCTGCGGCTTCTTGCTGAGGAGCAGCGCAGGAAAGGTGGGCTGCTGTCGCTCAAGGAACGCCTGCGGACGATTCTCGACGGGTCACGCGAGGTGATCAAACCCAGCCTGTTCGGCACCATGATCATCGCGGTCGTGTATCTGCCGGTACTGACGCTCACCGGCGTCGAAGGAAAGATGTTCACGCCGATGGCGCTCACCGTGCTGATGGCGTTGCTGGGCGCCGCCATCTTCTCCGTGACGTTCGTTCCTGCGGCGGTCGCGATCGTGGTTACCGGCAAGGTCTCCGAGAAGGAGAACATCTTCATGCATGGGGCCAAGCGGGTCTATCTGCCGCTGCTGAAAGGTGCGATCCGGTATAGGCATTGGGTGGCGTCGGGGGCTGTCGTCGTCGTGCTTGCAAGCGGCTTCGCCGCGACCCGCATGGGCGGCGAATTCATTCCGTCTCTCGACGAGGGGGACATCGCCATCGCTGCGATCCGGATACCGGGGACCAGCCTGACCCAGTCGCTCGATCTCCAGATGGCGCTGGAAAAACGGATCAGGAAAATTCCGGAGGTGAAGGATTTTTTTGCGCGGACCGGTACCGCCGAGGTTGCCACCGATGCGATGCCGCCATCGATCTCGGACGGTTACGTCATGCTCAAGCCGCGCGAGGAATGGCCCGATCCGTCGAAGCCGAAATCCGAACTGGTGGAGGAGATCGAGCACGCTGCGAACGAGATTCCCGGCAGCAACTACGAAATCTCGCAACCGATCCAGTTGCGGGTCAACGAACTGATTTCGGGTGTGCGCAGCGACCTTGGCATCAAGATATTCGGCGACGATCTGGATATTCTCCAGGGCGCCGCGAAACAGGTGCAGGCCGCGATTACAAGCATCCCGGGCGCGACCGACGTGAAGACCGAGCAGGTGTCCGGACTGCCAATTCTGACGGTCAAGCTCGACCGCCGGGCGCTGTCGCGCTACGGCCTGAGCACTGCAGATGTCCAGAACGTCGTGGAGATTGCGATCGGCGGCAAAAGCGCCGGCAAGCTGTTCGAGGGCGATCGGCGCTTCGATATCGTGGTCCGTCTCCCCGAAAACCTTCGGGGCCGTCTGGATTCGATCCGCGCCATCTCCATCCCGCTGCCTCCCGTCGAAAACGCGGCGGCGGAAACGACGAAGGTCGCATGGTCGGATTCGTCCGCGGTGCAGATGCGGTACGTGCCGCTGTCGTCGGTAGCGACCATCGATATCGCGCCGGGTCCCAACCAGATCAGCCGCGAAAACGGCAAGCGTCGCATCGTCGTCACCGCCAATGTCCGCGAGCGGGACCTCGGATCGTTCGTAGCCGACGCGCAGGAGGCGGTCGCGGAGAAAGTCAAACTGCCGCCGGGTTACTGGATCGGCTGGGGAGGGCAGTTCGAGCAGCTCGTTTCGGCAACCAGACGCTTGACCATCGTGGTGCCGGTTGCGCTCGCGCTCGTGCTGCTGCTGTTGTTCATGAGCTTCGGATCGGTCGCCGATGCGCTGTTGGTGTTCAGCGGCGTGCCGCTGGCTCTGACCGGCGGCGTTCTGGCGCTGCTATTGCGCGGCATCCCGCTGTCCATCAGCGCCGGTGTTGGATTCATCGCGCTGTCCGGCGTCGCGGTTCTGAACGGCATCGTCATCATCGCCTTCATCGAACGGCTGCGGCGGGAGGGCAAGCCGGTGTTCGACGCCGTGTATCAGGGCGCATCGACCCGGCTAAGACCGGTCCTGATGACGGCGCTCGTCGCCTCCCTCGGATTCGTTCCGATGGCCCTCGCGACCGGCGCCGGCGCGGAGGTGCAGCGGCCATTGGCGACAGTCGTGATCGGCGGCATCGTTTCGTCGACTATCCTGACGCTGCTGGTGTTGCCGGCGCTATATATCCTGTTCCGGAAAGACTCCGTGCCGGCGCACGATCTGTCCGCAGAGGAAACGTTTCCAGGAATGGCCGGGTAG
- a CDS encoding FixH family protein → MNSSRYSRALRGALIAMAAIGMAGTAALANINDYKFELVDQTVQAGPDKVITVRLMDTKTGKPVPDAVIFATRLDMAPDGMQEMATKITQTPGSEPGVYKFKATFGMAGRWQLSLGAKVQGETGTVENQFVITAQK, encoded by the coding sequence ATGAATTCGTCACGTTATTCGCGTGCCCTTCGGGGCGCGTTGATCGCCATGGCCGCAATCGGCATGGCCGGCACCGCAGCCCTTGCGAACATCAACGACTACAAGTTCGAGTTGGTCGATCAGACCGTGCAGGCCGGGCCTGACAAGGTCATCACCGTCAGGCTGATGGATACCAAGACCGGAAAGCCGGTTCCTGACGCGGTGATCTTCGCCACCCGTCTCGATATGGCGCCCGACGGCATGCAGGAGATGGCGACGAAGATCACGCAGACCCCGGGAAGCGAGCCCGGCGTTTACAAGTTCAAAGCGACGTTCGGCATGGCGGGGCGCTGGCAGTTGTCGCTCGGTGCCAAGGTCCAGGGCGAGACCGGCACCGTCGAGAACCAATTCGTCATCACGGCGCAAAAATGA
- a CDS encoding efflux RND transporter periplasmic adaptor subunit: MKRAVLTGVVAAALIAAVGGAFIADHVRWVSSIRLATPAAAESAAAPIYYQDPDGKSLYSLNPKKTEDGRAYRPVPPSADVSFDDPASEAAGAEAADAEGDDRKIKYYRNPMGLPDTSPTPKRDSMGMDYIPVYEDEDTDDGSIKLTPGKIQRTSVQSERAIPRVIRTMVRVPGTIQLDERRVSVISMRAESWVQKVANVTIGSAVKKGQPLMEIYSAAISSAAAEYISTINSPVTASPERYGRGSRQRLMNLDVPDSAIVAMERTRVVPIAIEWTAPRDGIVLERNAIEGMRAQPGEVLFRVADTSVVWAVVDVAERDLGAVRAGQPVTVRARSFPGRTFSGKISVIYPQVNRETRTARARIELANPDLALLPDMYVDAEIDTGNPAPVLAIPESAVLDTGARQSVLVDKGEGRFEPREVKLGRRGNGYVEVREGVHDGEAVVVSANFLIDAESNLKAALKSFSDAGGQP, translated from the coding sequence ATGAAACGGGCCGTCCTGACGGGCGTTGTCGCCGCCGCGCTTATAGCGGCGGTTGGCGGCGCATTCATTGCCGACCATGTGCGTTGGGTTAGCTCGATTCGCTTGGCGACGCCGGCTGCGGCAGAGTCCGCCGCCGCACCGATCTATTATCAGGATCCGGACGGCAAGTCATTGTACTCGCTCAATCCGAAGAAGACGGAGGATGGACGCGCCTACCGTCCGGTGCCGCCCAGTGCCGACGTGAGTTTCGACGATCCCGCGAGCGAGGCGGCGGGCGCCGAGGCTGCCGATGCAGAGGGCGACGACCGCAAGATCAAATATTACCGCAATCCGATGGGCCTGCCGGATACGTCGCCGACACCGAAGAGGGACTCGATGGGGATGGATTATATCCCCGTGTACGAAGACGAGGACACCGACGACGGCTCGATCAAGTTAACTCCGGGCAAAATCCAACGCACGAGCGTGCAATCCGAGCGCGCCATACCCCGCGTAATCCGGACGATGGTGCGGGTACCCGGCACGATCCAACTCGATGAGCGACGGGTGTCGGTGATCTCGATGCGCGCGGAAAGCTGGGTGCAGAAGGTCGCGAACGTCACCATCGGGTCCGCCGTCAAGAAAGGGCAACCGTTGATGGAGATATACAGCGCGGCGATTTCGTCGGCCGCGGCGGAGTACATCTCCACGATCAACTCGCCTGTCACGGCTTCCCCGGAGCGCTACGGCCGCGGATCGCGGCAACGCTTGATGAACCTCGATGTTCCGGATAGCGCGATCGTCGCCATGGAAAGGACCCGGGTGGTTCCGATTGCGATCGAATGGACCGCGCCGCGCGATGGCATCGTGCTGGAACGCAATGCCATCGAGGGCATGCGGGCACAGCCCGGCGAGGTCCTGTTCCGCGTCGCCGATACCTCGGTGGTGTGGGCCGTGGTCGATGTCGCCGAGCGAGACCTTGGTGCGGTGCGGGCAGGGCAACCGGTCACCGTGAGGGCACGCAGTTTTCCGGGACGCACGTTCTCCGGAAAGATCAGCGTGATCTATCCGCAAGTGAACCGCGAAACGCGCACGGCACGGGCCAGGATCGAACTGGCCAATCCCGATCTCGCCTTGCTCCCCGACATGTACGTCGACGCGGAAATCGACACCGGCAATCCGGCACCGGTCTTGGCGATTCCGGAAAGCGCGGTGCTCGATACCGGGGCGCGACAGTCCGTGCTGGTGGACAAGGGGGAAGGGCGCTTCGAACCACGCGAGGTGAAGCTTGGCCGGCGTGGCAATGGTTACGTCGAGGTACGAGAAGGTGTGCACGACGGCGAGGCTGTCGTGGTGTCGGCGAACTTCCTGATCGATGCCGAAAGCAATCTGAAGGCTGCGCTGAAGAGCTTTTCGGACGCGGGGGGCCAACCATGA
- a CDS encoding efflux RND transporter permease subunit yields MIARLIAWSARNLLLVLFGAGFAAAAGIYALVHLPLDAIPDLSDTQVIVYTDYPGQAPQVVEDQVTYPLATAMLTVPKSKVVRGFSFFGVSFVYVIFEDGTDIYWARSRVLEFLNSASSRLPSGVTPTIGPDATGVGWVYQYAVVSKELNLSDTRAIQDWNLKFALAKAGGVAEVASAGGFVRQYNVVLDPQRMRDRGITMQKMRDAIRASNADVGGRTVELSEFEYVVRGRGYIRNINDLGDIVLKTDNGTPVLLRDVARVELGPDERRGITELNGEGEVTSGIILQRFGANALDVINNVKKRFQEIATSLPKSVEIVPVYDRSTLINAAIETLKHTLVEESIIVALVCIVFLLHVRSAMVAILMLPVGVLIAFGAMKLLGIGSNIMSLGGIAIAIGAMVDAAIVMIENAHKRLERAAPGQSRLQILIDAASEVGPALFFSLLIITVSFMPIFTLESQEGRLFSPLAFTKTFAMAAAALLSVTLVPALMVIFVRGRIVPEHKNPINRFLIWIYRPVIKGVMRARALVIVLALAILAVTVWPARQLGTEFMPDLNEGTLLYMPTTLPGISVTKAGELLQTQDRIIRSFQEVASVFGKAGRASTATDPAPSEMFETVINLKPKEQWRPGVTIDSLIAEMDKALQFPGVSNAWTMPIKARIDMLSTGIRTPVGVKVIGPDLVGIDKLAKRVERVLKAVPGTSSAYAERGIGGYYLDITPDRAALARYGIMIQDVQDVIATALGGQTVTTTVEGRQRFSVNMRYPRDLRDSPRKIASDVLVPMPQGGAVPLGEVARITLDRGPTSIRTENGQLAAYVYVDIRDRDLGGYVADAQKAVQASIAFPPGYYVIWSGQYEYLERATARLKIVVPVTLLIIFLLLYLNFRSITETMIVMLSLPFSLVGGLWLMWWLGFNLSVAVAVGFIALAGVAAETGVVMLIYLNQAYAEIEARRAAEGRSVTRKDLYDAVMEGAVGRVRPKMMTVVAIMAGLLPIMWSTGIGSEIMQRIAVPMIGGMVSSTLLTLIVIPAIFGLIKGIGLRDGNGHQPPAHTGSVERTIAPELVE; encoded by the coding sequence ATGATCGCGCGCCTGATCGCCTGGTCGGCTCGCAATCTGCTGCTTGTTCTGTTCGGTGCGGGTTTCGCGGCCGCCGCTGGCATCTACGCTCTGGTCCATCTGCCGCTCGACGCGATTCCCGACCTCTCGGACACGCAGGTCATCGTCTACACCGATTATCCCGGCCAGGCGCCGCAGGTCGTCGAGGATCAGGTGACCTATCCGCTCGCGACGGCGATGCTGACGGTGCCGAAATCGAAGGTCGTGCGCGGGTTCTCGTTTTTCGGCGTGTCGTTTGTCTATGTGATCTTCGAGGACGGAACGGACATCTACTGGGCGCGTTCGCGCGTGCTCGAATTCCTCAATAGCGCATCCTCGCGATTGCCATCGGGCGTGACGCCCACCATCGGCCCGGACGCCACTGGGGTCGGTTGGGTCTACCAGTACGCCGTTGTTTCCAAGGAACTTAATCTATCGGACACGCGGGCCATACAGGACTGGAATCTGAAATTCGCACTGGCGAAGGCCGGGGGCGTCGCCGAGGTCGCCAGCGCGGGCGGGTTCGTACGTCAATACAATGTCGTTCTCGACCCGCAGCGCATGCGCGACCGCGGGATCACGATGCAAAAGATGCGTGACGCGATCCGCGCCAGCAACGCCGACGTCGGCGGCAGGACGGTCGAGCTATCCGAGTTCGAATACGTCGTTCGGGGCAGGGGCTACATCAGGAACATCAACGATCTCGGCGACATCGTGCTCAAGACCGACAACGGCACACCCGTGTTGCTGCGCGACGTCGCCCGCGTCGAGCTCGGCCCGGACGAACGGCGCGGCATCACGGAATTGAACGGAGAAGGCGAGGTCACGAGCGGCATCATCCTGCAACGCTTCGGCGCCAACGCCCTCGATGTCATCAACAACGTCAAGAAGCGATTCCAGGAGATTGCCACCAGCCTGCCGAAGTCGGTCGAAATCGTTCCTGTCTACGACCGGTCGACCTTGATCAATGCCGCGATCGAAACGCTCAAGCATACCCTGGTTGAGGAAAGCATCATCGTCGCACTGGTCTGCATCGTCTTCCTGCTGCATGTCAGGAGCGCGATGGTCGCCATCCTGATGTTGCCGGTCGGCGTGCTGATAGCATTTGGCGCGATGAAGCTGCTCGGCATCGGTTCGAATATCATGAGCCTCGGCGGCATCGCGATCGCGATCGGCGCTATGGTAGACGCGGCGATCGTGATGATCGAGAACGCGCACAAACGCCTGGAACGTGCCGCACCGGGCCAGTCACGTCTTCAAATCCTGATAGATGCCGCATCCGAAGTCGGGCCCGCGCTGTTCTTCAGCCTACTGATCATCACCGTGTCCTTCATGCCGATCTTCACGCTGGAATCGCAGGAGGGACGCCTGTTCAGCCCGCTGGCCTTCACCAAGACGTTTGCGATGGCCGCAGCCGCTCTCCTGTCGGTTACGCTGGTACCTGCATTGATGGTGATCTTCGTCCGCGGCCGGATCGTTCCGGAGCACAAGAATCCGATCAATCGTTTTCTGATCTGGATCTACCGACCGGTGATTAAGGGCGTGATGCGGGCGCGGGCGCTGGTCATCGTTCTTGCCCTTGCAATCCTCGCCGTCACCGTGTGGCCCGCCCGGCAACTCGGGACCGAGTTCATGCCTGACCTCAACGAGGGCACGCTGCTCTACATGCCGACGACCTTGCCCGGCATTTCCGTCACCAAGGCGGGTGAGCTTCTGCAAACCCAGGACCGGATCATCCGCTCATTTCAGGAGGTGGCCTCGGTGTTCGGCAAGGCCGGGCGAGCCTCCACCGCAACCGACCCGGCGCCTTCCGAAATGTTCGAGACCGTCATCAATCTCAAGCCGAAGGAGCAGTGGCGTCCCGGCGTCACCATCGACAGCCTGATCGCTGAGATGGACAAGGCGTTGCAGTTTCCGGGTGTCTCCAATGCCTGGACCATGCCGATCAAGGCTCGCATCGACATGTTGTCGACCGGAATCCGCACCCCGGTCGGCGTCAAGGTGATTGGTCCCGATCTGGTCGGAATCGACAAGTTGGCGAAGCGAGTCGAGCGGGTTCTGAAGGCCGTGCCCGGCACCTCCTCGGCCTATGCCGAGCGCGGCATAGGCGGTTACTATCTGGACATCACGCCCGATCGCGCGGCGCTCGCGCGTTACGGCATCATGATTCAGGACGTGCAGGACGTGATCGCCACCGCGCTCGGCGGACAGACGGTGACCACGACGGTCGAGGGCCGTCAGCGCTTTAGCGTCAACATGCGATATCCCCGCGACCTCCGCGACAGTCCCCGAAAGATCGCGTCCGACGTGCTCGTGCCGATGCCGCAGGGAGGTGCCGTGCCGCTGGGCGAGGTGGCCAGAATTACCCTGGATCGCGGGCCGACCTCGATCCGGACGGAGAACGGGCAACTCGCGGCTTACGTCTACGTCGACATTCGCGATCGCGATCTCGGCGGATACGTGGCCGACGCGCAGAAGGCGGTGCAGGCCAGCATCGCGTTTCCGCCGGGCTACTACGTGATCTGGAGCGGGCAGTACGAATATCTCGAGCGTGCCACCGCGCGTCTCAAGATCGTCGTGCCGGTGACGTTGCTGATCATCTTCCTGCTGCTGTATCTGAATTTCCGCTCGATCACCGAAACCATGATCGTCATGCTATCGCTGCCGTTCTCCTTGGTAGGTGGCCTCTGGCTGATGTGGTGGCTCGGGTTCAACCTGTCCGTCGCCGTCGCCGTGGGGTTCATCGCACTTGCGGGCGTTGCCGCCGAGACCGGTGTCGTCATGCTGATCTATCTCAACCAGGCTTACGCCGAAATCGAGGCCCGGCGCGCGGCGGAGGGGCGGTCGGTCACGCGCAAGGACCTCTACGACGCCGTCATGGAAGGCGCAGTCGGGCGTGTCCGCCCCAAGATGATGACCGTCGTCGCGATTATGGCAGGGCTGCTTCCGATCATGTGGAGCACCGGGATCGGATCGGAAATCATGCAGAGGATCGCGGTGCCGATGATCGGCGGCATGGTCTCGTCGACGCTGCTGACGCTGATCGTGATCCCGGCGATCTTCGGCCTGATCAAGGGCATTGGGCTGCGGGATGGCAACGGTCATCAGCCACCTGCCCACACCGGGAGTGTCGAACGTACGATCGCTCCGGAACTTGTCGAATGA
- a CDS encoding GDCCVxC domain-containing (seleno)protein produces MQLMSTITCPKCEHHAVETMPTDACQFFYDCKGCGARLKPKAGDCCVFCSYGSVPCPPIQAGSCCS; encoded by the coding sequence ATGCAACTGATGTCGACGATCACCTGCCCGAAGTGCGAGCATCATGCGGTCGAGACGATGCCGACCGATGCGTGTCAATTCTTCTATGACTGCAAGGGATGCGGTGCTCGGCTGAAGCCGAAGGCGGGCGATTGCTGTGTGTTCTGTTCGTACGGCTCAGTACCGTGCCCGCCGATTCAGGCAGGTAGTTGCTGTTCGTAG